Genomic window (Musa acuminata AAA Group cultivar baxijiao chromosome BXJ1-9, Cavendish_Baxijiao_AAA, whole genome shotgun sequence):
AGCCATAACTCATTCGTCGGCGGTTGGCGCTCCTAAACCAGCCGTCGATATCGTTGGAAACCTCTTCAGGAACAGATTAGGATAATCTCCTGGTCTCGTTCCGATCCAATTCCGATAAGATCGAGCCAGATACAGGTCGAGTGCGGGTCAGACGTGCCTCCACTAAGACGACTCCTAAATAAAGGAGAAACCAACCcccatagaaagagagagagggattAGAGAGGCGGAAGGAAATTAAGGAGAACCAACGGACAGGACACCCAGAGgacagaagaagagagaaaagagggagagggagagagggaaagGAGGAAAGGCATGGAAGAGTGCAGGCCTTTGGCGTTCTTGATAGGCTTGCCGTTCGCCGTCCTCTCGTTGGCCATTTCCATCGTCGGGGTCGCCGTTTGGCTGGTCGGGTCGGTGGCGTCTCCTTCGACCATCGATGCCTTGTGTTCTCAGAAGCCTCTTCTCAGGGCTTTCGCTTTGTGTTTGCATCTCAGGTCGGTGCTGAGCTGCGTGTGcccgtgctgctgctgctgcgcggCCGTGGCCAATCTGGCGATGGATCTCATACAGCTGCCCTTCACGGTGATACGGTGCTTCGTCGATCAGATTCCCTGCTAACGGCTCTTTCTGGAGTCGCCTATATTCATACGTACGCCTCCATCCATGTCTCCTAAGGACGCTGCTTCTTAATGTCTTCTTCTGTGATTGATTTGATCAGTGTTGAATACTGTGTAGG
Coding sequences:
- the LOC135594212 gene encoding signaling peptide TAXIMIN 2-like, with product MEECRPLAFLIGLPFAVLSLAISIVGVAVWLVGSVLSCVCPCCCCCAAVANLAMDLIQLPFTVIRCFVDQIPC